A region from the Tahibacter amnicola genome encodes:
- a CDS encoding HEAT repeat domain-containing protein, with amino-acid sequence MPVRKVRLLSARLTGRSLVGMALQQWDSDESWYAIHELRARGCATMVDRCLRLSRSRNWRKRALAVDVLCQLAIPRTSRGGGFAPGEPFGVEQAHHVLLHALDDPHAAVVLAAIYECGHRRFAAAQRRLLEFVAHPSPDVRHAVAFALAPGSDETPESDAAIAALLQLMQDRDEDVRDWATFKIGEQSTRDTPAIREALWRNTSDPHVDVRGEAMVGLARRRDHRLFSLLPRLLEDDQWRGWVHNITEDFADDGLWQALVSFAASFQGSVAARAVLDRMVAEAESLRNAPH; translated from the coding sequence ATGCCTGTGCGGAAAGTCCGTCTCCTCTCTGCGCGTCTGACGGGTCGCAGCCTCGTCGGCATGGCGCTCCAGCAATGGGACAGCGACGAAAGCTGGTACGCGATCCATGAGCTGCGCGCGCGCGGCTGTGCCACCATGGTGGATCGATGCCTGCGTCTGTCTCGCAGCCGAAATTGGCGCAAGCGTGCACTGGCCGTCGACGTGCTGTGCCAACTCGCAATACCCCGCACATCGCGCGGCGGAGGATTTGCGCCCGGCGAACCGTTTGGTGTCGAACAGGCGCACCATGTGCTGCTGCATGCATTGGACGACCCGCATGCGGCCGTCGTGCTGGCAGCCATCTACGAGTGCGGCCACCGTCGCTTCGCTGCCGCCCAGCGACGTCTGCTGGAATTCGTTGCGCATCCGTCGCCCGACGTGCGCCACGCCGTGGCTTTTGCGCTGGCGCCTGGGAGTGATGAGACGCCGGAGAGTGACGCGGCGATCGCCGCACTGCTGCAGCTGATGCAGGATCGCGACGAGGATGTCCGCGACTGGGCAACGTTTAAGATTGGCGAGCAGTCGACCCGCGACACGCCGGCCATCCGCGAAGCGCTGTGGCGAAATACGTCGGATCCCCATGTCGACGTGCGCGGCGAGGCCATGGTTGGCCTGGCGCGGCGGCGCGACCACCGGTTGTTTTCGCTATTGCCTCGCCTGCTCGAGGATGACCAGTGGCGCGGGTGGGTGCACAACATCACGGAGGATTTCGCCGACGACGGCCTGTGGCAGGCCTTGGTCAGTTTCGCCGCCTCGTTTCAGGGATCCGTAGCGGCGCGAGCCGTCCTCGACAGGATGGTGGCAGAGGCGGAATCGCTCAGGAATGCCCCCCACTGA
- a CDS encoding PAS domain S-box protein: MHRSASLLERASRVARLAGLVIAAVGISSLLAWFAGSLLPSPLGEALRAIRPGAALCVLLAGTALVLHVRSLQRQWETVCVAMLLAIVVATAVTYVVAEPDIDQWLALEKAGGQRPLRMGLASTFCFALIGIALALSDVSWRGFRPAQWCCLLCLWFSIVALTGMAFGAAGPRTIPVMANVTALAALSWGVLSIGILLSRPQVGIMRLLTSDTSSGYILRRLLPAMVLIAIVVESLSVALTYSGVISNEFGKSLSVAVNITYLCVLVWWVVAPQARLELAQRQTTAALADSEENLAITLDSIGDAVIATGPSGIIQRMNPVAERLTGWAREEGVGRPLGEVLRLVDERTGDVLESPVARVLREAHPVELGRAVLLLPRHGDPIPISDSGAPIRSGTNEVRGVVLVFRDRTDEHRAELEIRKLAEIVDYSTDAIIRKDASGTITHWNRGAVSLFGYSAAEAVGQSIDLLLPVGAAEERSRIMARRMANSRMEPFETVRRHKDGHEVAVSVAISPIDDGYGNVVGSSMIARDISERQRAAELRERTYRLEMENARVEESNRLKSEFLANMSHELRTPLNAIIGFTGTLLMRLPGPLTGGQEKQLTTIQQSARHLLSLINDLLDLAKIEAGKIDLHPELIDCRNIIDDVMASLRPEIVRKGLSMTVNLPELDAWVTADRRAATQILLNLAGNAVKFTERGGVTISVEQTQSSGQVRTSIAVQDTGPGIERGDLPKLFVAYGQLDSSSTRRHEGTGLGLRLSQKLAELMGGTIWVESVVGQGSCFRFEWRHEACMGSGIGDVGSTL, translated from the coding sequence ATGCATCGTTCGGCATCGTTGCTCGAGCGGGCAAGCCGAGTCGCAAGGCTGGCGGGCCTGGTGATTGCGGCTGTCGGCATCTCGTCGCTGCTGGCGTGGTTCGCTGGCTCGCTGTTGCCGAGTCCGCTCGGCGAGGCACTGCGTGCAATTCGCCCTGGTGCGGCGCTGTGCGTGCTACTTGCGGGAACGGCGCTGGTGCTGCATGTGAGGTCGCTGCAGCGGCAGTGGGAAACGGTATGCGTTGCAATGCTGCTGGCCATCGTCGTGGCGACGGCTGTTACGTACGTCGTGGCTGAGCCCGACATCGATCAATGGCTTGCCCTGGAAAAGGCGGGTGGCCAGCGACCCTTGCGCATGGGCCTTGCTTCTACCTTTTGCTTCGCGCTCATCGGCATCGCTCTCGCGCTCAGCGACGTCAGTTGGCGCGGATTCCGGCCGGCCCAGTGGTGCTGTCTGCTGTGCCTGTGGTTCTCGATCGTGGCCTTGACTGGCATGGCATTCGGCGCGGCGGGTCCGCGCACGATACCGGTAATGGCCAATGTGACAGCGCTGGCGGCGCTCAGCTGGGGCGTTCTGTCGATCGGCATACTGTTGAGCCGGCCGCAGGTCGGCATCATGCGGTTGCTGACCAGCGATACCTCTTCCGGGTACATCCTGCGACGGTTGTTGCCGGCCATGGTGCTCATTGCCATCGTGGTCGAAAGTCTGTCAGTTGCGCTGACATACAGTGGCGTGATCTCCAATGAATTTGGCAAGTCGCTCAGTGTCGCGGTCAACATCACGTACCTGTGCGTGCTGGTGTGGTGGGTCGTTGCACCCCAGGCCCGCCTTGAACTGGCCCAGCGGCAGACCACCGCGGCGCTTGCCGACAGCGAGGAAAACCTTGCTATCACCTTGGACAGCATTGGCGATGCGGTCATCGCCACCGGCCCGTCGGGAATAATCCAGCGCATGAATCCCGTAGCCGAGCGACTGACGGGGTGGGCACGCGAGGAAGGGGTGGGACGGCCACTGGGCGAGGTTCTCCGCCTGGTCGACGAACGCACGGGCGATGTGCTCGAAAGCCCCGTGGCGCGCGTGCTCCGCGAGGCACATCCGGTAGAGCTCGGACGGGCGGTCCTGCTGTTGCCGCGCCACGGCGATCCTATTCCGATATCCGACAGTGGCGCACCGATTCGCTCCGGGACGAATGAGGTGCGCGGCGTGGTGCTGGTATTCAGGGACCGGACAGACGAGCACCGCGCGGAGCTGGAAATCCGCAAGCTGGCGGAAATAGTGGACTATTCCACCGACGCCATTATCCGTAAAGATGCATCGGGTACGATAACGCATTGGAACCGCGGCGCGGTTAGCCTGTTTGGTTATTCCGCGGCGGAGGCGGTCGGCCAGTCGATTGACCTGTTGCTGCCAGTTGGGGCGGCTGAGGAACGCTCCCGGATCATGGCCAGGCGCATGGCCAATTCGCGCATGGAGCCGTTCGAGACCGTCCGGCGTCACAAGGATGGGCACGAGGTGGCGGTCTCCGTCGCGATTTCCCCCATCGATGACGGTTACGGGAATGTCGTGGGATCTTCGATGATCGCGCGGGACATTTCCGAGCGGCAGCGTGCGGCGGAATTGCGCGAGCGTACCTATCGCCTGGAAATGGAAAACGCGCGGGTCGAGGAGTCGAACCGCCTCAAGAGCGAGTTCCTGGCCAACATGTCGCACGAGTTGCGTACGCCACTCAATGCCATCATCGGGTTCACCGGAACACTGCTGATGAGACTGCCTGGCCCTCTCACCGGCGGCCAGGAGAAACAGCTGACGACGATCCAGCAGAGCGCGCGTCACCTGCTGTCGCTGATCAACGACCTGCTGGACCTGGCGAAGATCGAAGCGGGGAAGATCGACCTGCATCCGGAGCTGATCGACTGCCGAAACATCATCGACGACGTCATGGCGTCGCTGCGGCCGGAGATCGTACGAAAGGGATTGTCCATGACAGTCAACCTGCCCGAGCTGGACGCATGGGTCACCGCAGACCGGCGCGCTGCGACCCAGATCCTCCTCAATCTGGCGGGTAATGCGGTCAAGTTTACCGAACGCGGCGGCGTCACCATCAGCGTGGAACAGACGCAGAGCAGTGGGCAGGTGCGGACATCCATCGCCGTTCAGGATACAGGGCCGGGCATCGAGCGCGGCGATCTTCCCAAGTTGTTCGTTGCCTATGGACAGCTCGATTCGTCCTCGACGCGACGCCACGAAGGGACGGGCCTGGGGCTTCGTCTCAGCCAGAAGCTGGCGGAACTGATGGGCGGCACCATCTGGGTCGAAAGCGTTGTAGGTCAAGGCAGCTGCTTTCGCTTCGAGTGGCGCCACGAAGCGTGCATGGGCAGTGGCATCGGCGATGTCGGCAGCACACTTTGA
- a CDS encoding ATP-binding protein encodes MTYFLPSHLHRIGQLRSVLTLGVGIGAIAGWTLDVHWLVGEQLSADRIRIQSAIALTLYGMVLVGRDWLSRTRQSFGIALAGALLVALAGSNLSYYVAELSAPPTGLHPALTQIHLERMTPATALGYFLLGAALWIDWMRNERIWSASAAIGLAVAAMGSLSRLGRLSSSYAGIVVWSYTGITLLTAVGFVTGGMSQYLWATRRARARWVLSRRASAAFGIAIALLLTVTGWAYSSMARMVDTTNQVNQTREVIAQIHALETDVAVLESAQRRVQADAGQSTRDRWTDAVAAVSRDARVLQTLLATNPAQHERVSQLLAGVSERVAVGRQVLGANGHTDADRLAEVSNRDIVIGDRIAVLFKQLRQQEDQLLDGRLASSQAASQETFLLLPLGVLVSLAILMITLFALNDGADERQRVQNALAEREDLFSKAFRLSPDCMLIVRLADRTVVKASESACKLWNTTEEEVVGKPTSAFCQWDDPEQREAFMDALRQRGESLNQEVLLHLHDGRELTFAISARLAMFGGEPSILSVMHDITDRKRDEMALRRSEMRYRGTLDCMLEGCQIIDRDWRYAYLNDAAAAHGRQPKEALLGRKLTDCFPGIEATPLFAIMSRCMEERVGVVLENEYTFPDGVRVWYELGIQPAPEGIFILSLDISARKAAEKILHDTNRELERLVTERTCELQKAKEQAESSDRLKSEFLATMSHELRTPLNAIIGFTGTLLMKLPGPLTTTQEKQLVTVQASARHLLSLINDILDVAKIESGKVKLVLEPLACQPLIDSVVAALGASAAAKEIGLHVVVPATPVIVNADRRALEQILINLVSNAIKFTEQGAVSVALELSDCAILLRVIDSGIGIAPEDQVRLFRSFVQISDGAPGRAEGTGLGLYLSQALARLMEGQIAVTSEAGKGSTFTLQLPRP; translated from the coding sequence ATGACCTACTTCTTGCCCTCGCATCTGCATCGGATCGGCCAGCTGCGGAGCGTTCTGACCTTGGGTGTTGGCATCGGTGCTATCGCCGGTTGGACGTTGGATGTGCATTGGTTGGTGGGGGAGCAGCTGTCGGCCGACCGGATCCGAATCCAGTCGGCGATAGCGTTGACGCTGTACGGAATGGTCCTGGTGGGCCGGGACTGGCTGTCGCGCACGCGGCAATCGTTCGGTATCGCGCTGGCTGGTGCGCTGCTGGTAGCTTTGGCTGGAAGTAACCTGAGTTACTACGTGGCGGAACTGTCTGCGCCGCCGACGGGACTGCACCCGGCGCTGACACAAATCCACCTGGAACGGATGACGCCGGCCACGGCGCTCGGCTACTTCCTGCTGGGGGCTGCCCTGTGGATCGACTGGATGCGCAATGAGCGCATCTGGTCCGCGTCCGCCGCCATAGGGCTCGCCGTCGCGGCAATGGGCAGCTTGTCGCGGCTGGGGCGTCTGAGTAGCAGCTACGCCGGCATCGTTGTCTGGTCGTACACGGGAATTACTCTTCTGACCGCAGTGGGGTTCGTGACAGGAGGAATGTCGCAATACCTGTGGGCCACCCGGCGGGCGCGGGCACGCTGGGTGCTGAGTCGCCGGGCGTCGGCGGCGTTCGGCATCGCCATCGCATTGCTGCTGACGGTCACTGGTTGGGCCTACTCCTCCATGGCCAGAATGGTCGACACCACCAACCAGGTCAACCAGACCCGGGAAGTGATTGCGCAGATCCACGCGTTGGAGACGGATGTGGCCGTGCTGGAGAGCGCTCAGCGCAGGGTGCAGGCGGATGCCGGTCAATCCACGCGTGACCGGTGGACTGACGCGGTTGCGGCCGTGAGCAGGGATGCCAGGGTGCTGCAGACGCTGCTGGCAACGAATCCCGCTCAGCATGAGCGGGTCAGTCAGCTGCTGGCCGGCGTTTCCGAGCGCGTCGCGGTCGGGCGGCAGGTCCTTGGCGCGAACGGACACACCGATGCGGACCGCTTGGCGGAGGTTTCCAACCGGGACATCGTCATTGGCGACCGCATCGCCGTGCTGTTCAAGCAACTGCGCCAGCAGGAAGATCAACTGCTGGACGGCCGGCTGGCGTCGTCCCAGGCGGCATCGCAGGAAACGTTCCTGCTGTTGCCGCTGGGTGTCCTCGTGAGCCTCGCCATCCTCATGATCACGCTCTTTGCACTCAATGACGGTGCGGACGAGCGGCAACGAGTGCAGAACGCGCTCGCCGAACGCGAAGATCTTTTCAGCAAGGCATTCCGGCTCAGTCCCGACTGCATGCTCATCGTGCGACTGGCGGATCGGACGGTCGTCAAAGCCAGCGAATCGGCCTGCAAGCTGTGGAATACCACGGAGGAGGAAGTGGTCGGGAAGCCGACCAGTGCCTTCTGCCAGTGGGATGACCCGGAACAACGGGAGGCCTTCATGGACGCCCTGCGGCAACGCGGTGAGTCACTCAACCAGGAAGTCTTGCTCCATTTGCACGATGGAAGGGAATTGACGTTTGCCATTTCAGCGCGGCTGGCCATGTTCGGTGGCGAGCCCAGCATCTTGAGCGTGATGCACGACATCACCGACCGGAAGCGCGACGAGATGGCTCTGCGGCGTAGCGAGATGCGCTATCGCGGAACGCTCGACTGCATGCTCGAAGGTTGTCAGATTATCGACCGGGACTGGCGTTACGCCTATCTGAACGATGCGGCGGCGGCGCACGGACGCCAGCCGAAGGAGGCGCTGCTGGGTCGAAAGCTCACGGACTGCTTTCCGGGCATCGAGGCGACGCCCCTGTTCGCCATCATGAGCCGCTGCATGGAAGAGCGCGTTGGCGTGGTGCTGGAGAACGAGTATACGTTTCCAGACGGCGTGCGCGTGTGGTACGAACTGGGCATTCAGCCTGCGCCGGAAGGTATTTTCATCCTGTCGCTGGATATCTCGGCGCGCAAGGCGGCGGAGAAGATCCTCCATGATACCAATCGCGAACTGGAACGGCTGGTGACGGAGCGCACCTGCGAGCTGCAGAAGGCGAAGGAGCAGGCCGAGTCAAGCGACCGGCTGAAGTCGGAGTTTCTGGCGACGATGAGCCATGAATTGCGTACGCCGCTCAACGCGATCATCGGTTTCACCGGTACCCTGCTCATGAAATTGCCGGGGCCCCTGACCACGACGCAGGAAAAACAGCTGGTAACCGTGCAGGCCAGTGCGCGTCACCTGCTGTCCCTCATCAACGATATCCTGGATGTTGCCAAGATCGAATCGGGGAAAGTGAAGTTGGTACTTGAACCACTGGCCTGTCAGCCCCTCATCGATAGTGTCGTGGCAGCCCTTGGCGCCAGTGCCGCCGCCAAGGAAATCGGTCTGCACGTCGTCGTGCCCGCAACGCCGGTCATCGTCAATGCCGACCGACGTGCGCTCGAACAGATTCTGATCAACCTGGTGAGCAATGCCATCAAGTTCACCGAGCAGGGGGCCGTCTCTGTCGCGCTGGAATTGTCCGACTGTGCGATCCTTCTACGCGTCATAGACTCGGGCATCGGCATCGCACCGGAGGACCAGGTGCGCTTGTTCCGGTCGTTCGTGCAGATCAGTGACGGCGCACCGGGCCGCGCCGAAGGAACCGGACTCGGACTGTACCTTTCGCAAGCGCTGGCCCGGTTGATGGAAGGGCAGATTGCCGTGACCAGCGAGGCAGGGAAAGGCAGCACGTTCACCCTGCAATTGCCGCGCCCCTGA
- a CDS encoding YukJ family protein: protein MKIVIRALLTAAILATATPVFAQLARYGYVVGTLQPEKSFLEKLDEPGKGKYLHYHIFVKTDAGEEYRVVIDVNDVSPTKPLIYRLASLNNQTEAELASNFGPVFSATSGYHEISNKAAGLNQTDAGKQAAGALDYIRHPGLLKAMRNLPWQNMYATTTADPLQWALPQLDALFKPASGSIVLPVTTKVYVFGEPFSTGKGMHVVHQNQADTIAGFARNNATFQDGAVIIERRTYLGSWRTSRQVLMTKFAAQTDFSAEADDLSRPAPAGHTLAPATQTHTLGLICGDYMTYGPFNASEVEVSTSGTTAAPYGPDSAPKIEVRVKNGAFNDPSDMGDVTVIDETTKPSPLSRAFVRAYYPTWIFHWWTGGRPIPINIRGSYYVRVKATDPGSYCDSASGTTLKISTR, encoded by the coding sequence ATGAAAATCGTGATCCGCGCGCTGCTCACGGCCGCGATACTCGCTACCGCTACACCGGTATTCGCGCAGCTGGCGCGATACGGGTATGTCGTCGGTACGCTGCAACCGGAAAAGAGTTTCCTGGAGAAGCTCGACGAGCCCGGCAAGGGCAAGTACCTGCACTACCACATCTTCGTGAAGACCGACGCCGGCGAAGAGTACCGCGTCGTGATCGACGTCAACGATGTATCGCCGACCAAGCCCCTGATCTATCGCCTGGCCAGCCTCAACAACCAGACAGAGGCGGAGCTGGCGTCAAATTTCGGCCCCGTATTCAGTGCGACCAGTGGGTATCACGAGATCAGCAACAAGGCTGCCGGGTTGAACCAGACCGACGCGGGCAAGCAGGCGGCCGGTGCCCTGGACTACATTCGCCATCCAGGCCTGCTCAAGGCCATGCGCAATCTGCCCTGGCAGAACATGTATGCCACGACGACAGCCGATCCGCTGCAGTGGGCCCTGCCGCAGCTCGACGCACTGTTCAAGCCGGCTTCGGGTTCCATCGTGCTGCCGGTCACGACCAAGGTGTACGTCTTCGGTGAGCCATTCTCAACCGGCAAAGGCATGCATGTGGTACACCAGAACCAGGCGGACACGATTGCCGGTTTCGCCCGGAACAATGCCACCTTCCAGGACGGCGCCGTCATTATCGAGCGACGTACGTACCTGGGGTCCTGGCGCACGTCGCGACAGGTGCTGATGACGAAATTCGCCGCGCAGACCGATTTCAGCGCCGAAGCCGACGATCTGTCGCGCCCGGCCCCGGCAGGCCACACGCTGGCGCCGGCGACGCAGACACATACATTGGGATTGATCTGCGGCGACTACATGACTTATGGCCCGTTCAACGCCAGCGAAGTGGAAGTGTCCACATCCGGCACGACGGCAGCCCCCTACGGACCGGACTCGGCGCCCAAGATCGAAGTACGCGTAAAGAACGGCGCGTTCAACGATCCATCCGACATGGGCGACGTCACCGTGATCGACGAAACCACGAAACCCTCGCCGCTCAGTCGTGCATTCGTCCGCGCCTATTACCCCACCTGGATTTTCCACTGGTGGACCGGCGGCCGTCCGATTCCGATCAACATCCGGGGCAGCTACTACGTGCGCGTCAAGGCGACGGATCCGGGCAGCTACTGCGACAGTGCGTCGGGCACCACGCTGAAAATCTCCACGCGTTGA